The following proteins are encoded in a genomic region of Elgaria multicarinata webbii isolate HBS135686 ecotype San Diego chromosome 16, rElgMul1.1.pri, whole genome shotgun sequence:
- the TUBGCP4 gene encoding gamma-tubulin complex component 4: MIHELLLALRGYTGGLFVVSGAGGGLQVSPEALPPFLHPSEAGLLARACRLGAFYIRFSEFVEQVAEQVQPPLLPLPLPPPNAAPTQPTPELHPSQQGIYLRAFCTGLDTVLQPYRQALLDLEQEFLADPHLTISHVNYSLDQFQLLFPSLMIVVEQIKTQKIHGCQILEIVNKYSRGGLPPVRHALEKVLAMCHAVMYKQLSAWMLHGLLLDQHEEFFIKPGPSSGIVPAQPEEDDDDLGIGGLTGKQLRELQDMRLIEEENMLAPSPKQFSLRIEMLPSYIPVRVAEKILFVGESVQMFESQNVSLSKKGSILKNQEDTFAAELHRLKQQLLFNLVDFESVVDWIRSTVAEHLWKLMVEESDLIGQLKIIKDFYLLGRGELFQAFIDIAQHMLKTPPTAVTEHDVNVAFQQSAHKVLLDDDNLLPLLHLTIYYHGKESRDASQSREAPSRELSPHESPTSGWAALGLSYKVQWPLHILFTPAVLEKYNVVFKYLLSVRRVQAELQHCWALQMRCKCLESSRTDAVKWRLRHHMTFLVDNLQYYLQVDVLESQFSQLLQQINSTRDFESIRLAHDHFLSNLLAQSFILLKPAFHCLNEILDLCHSFCSLISQNRGPLDERGTIQLSILAKGFSCQSSLLFKILSSVHNHQINSDLAQLLLRLDYNKYFTQAGGTLGSVGLE, translated from the exons ATGATCCACGAGCTGCTGCTGGCGCTGCGCGGCTACACCGGCGGCCTCTTCGTCGTCAGCGGGGCCGGCGGGGGCCTGCAG GTGTCCCCGGAGGCGCTGCCGCCCTTCCTGCACCCGAGCGAGGCCGGCCTGCTGGCCCGCGCCTGCCGCCTGGGCGCCTTCTACATCCGCTTCAGCGAGTTCGTCGAGCAGGTCGCCGAGCAGGTccagccgccgctgctgccgctgccgctccCGCCCCCCAACGCTGCCCCAACGCAGCCGACGCCG gaacttcacccctcccagCAAGGGATTTACCTCCGCGCTTTCTGCACTGGGCTTGACACGGTCCTGCAGCCCTACCGGCAGGCGCTGCTTGACTTGGAGCAGGAG TTTCTGGCTGATCCTCATCTTACTATCTCACATGTCAACTATTCCCTAGACCAG TTTCAGCTCCTTTTCCCCTCATTGATGATTGTGGTGGAGCAGATAAAGACCCAGAAG ATTCATGGCTGTCAAATCTTGGAGATTGTCAATAAATACAGCCGTGGCGGCCTGCCACCTGTGCGGCATGCTCTAGAAAA GGTCTTGGCCATGTGCCATGCCGTTATGTATAAGCAGCTCTCTGCTTGGATGCTGCATGGGCTGCTCCTGGACCAGCATGAAGAGTTCTTCATTAAACCAGGTCCCTCTTCGGGGATTGTCCCGGCCCAGCCTGAAGAGGACGATGATGATCTGGGTATCGGGGGGCTGACTGGGAAACAACTGCGAGAGCTGCAGGATATG AGGCTGATTGAAGAGGAGAATATGTTGGCCCCTTCTCCAAAGCAGTTCTCTCTGCGAATAGAAATGTTGCCCTCCTACATCCCTGTGCGTGTTGCTGAGAAAATCCTCTTTGTGGGTGAATCTGTCCAGATGTTTGAGAGTCAGAATGTGAGCCTGAGCAAAAAAG GCTCCATCTTGAAGAATCAAGAGGACACCTTCGCTGCTGAGTTGCATCGTCTCAAACAGCAGCTTCTCTTCAATTTGGTGGATTTTGAATCTGTGGTTGATTGGATACGGAGCACTGTGGCTGAG CACTTGTGGAAGCTGATGGTGGAAGAATCAGATTTAATAGGCCAGCTAAAG atTATTAAAGATTTTTATCTCTTGGGGAGAGGAGAACTGTTCCAGGCCTTCATTGATATTGCACAGCATATGCTAAAGACGCCTCCCACGGCAGTGACTGAGCATG ATGTGAACGTGGCGTTCCAGCAGTCAGCCCACAAAGTGTTGCTAGATGATGATAACCTGCTCCCTCTCCTTCACCTGACCATCTACTACCATGGCAAGGAGTCCCGAG ATGCTTCTCAGTCACGTGAGGCACCTTCCCGGGAATTATCTCCCCATGAATCCCCCACATCTGGCTGGGCTGCTCTAGGGCTCTCCTACAAAGTCCAGTGGCCGCTGCACATCCTCTTCACTCCTGCTGTCCTGGAAAA GTACAACGTGGTCTTCAAGTACCTGCTAAGTGTGCGGCGAGTGCAGGCGGAGCTGCAGCATTGCTGGGCCCTGCAGATGCGATGCAAATGCCTGGAGTCCAGCAGGACAGATGCCGTCAAGTGGCGGCTGCGCCATCACATGACTTTCCTTGTGGACAACCTACAGTACTACCTGCAG GTGGATGTCCTGGAATCTCAGTTCTCACAGCTCCTGCAACAGATCAATTCCACCCGTGACTTTGAGAGCATCCGCCTGGCACATGACCACTTCCTGAGCAATCTCCTGGCACAGTCCTTCATTCTGCTGAAACCA GCTTTCCACTGCCTCAATGAAATCCTGGATCTCTGCCATAGCTTCTGCTCATTGATCAGCCAGAACCGGGGACCCCTGGATGAGCGAGGGACCATCCAGCTGAGTATTCTGGCCAAG GGCTTCAGCTGCCAGTCTTCACTTCTGTTCAAGATTCTCTCCAGCGTTCACAACCACCAGATAAATTCAGACTTGGCTCAGTTGCTGTTACGCCTGGACTACAACAAGTACTTCACACAGGCTGGAGGCACTTTGGGAAG TGTGGGATTAGAATAG